A single window of Lutzomyia longipalpis isolate SR_M1_2022 chromosome 1, ASM2433408v1 DNA harbors:
- the LOC129796887 gene encoding uncharacterized protein LOC129796887 isoform X2, with protein MKIFLIFVIFCSTFGAIFSKSVNQTQSGEGGEGSNKKPLEIPATPKCPTGYSLTDKACKKITVASPAIQKGDTSHHYQLPQPYVPPLHDEFIPIQYECPPGYTLRGTTCYVNQLPAIPRSNPWPSPYSCVNAMYGLPCPTVRCPPGYQLSYDGWCWPMQPMYPNYGRYY; from the exons atgaaaattttcttaatttttgtaattttctgcTCCACTTTTGGGGcaattttttccaaaagtGTTAATCAAACACAATCAG GTGAAGGAGGTGAAGGATCTAATAAAAAACCTCTTGAAATTCCGGCTACTCCAAAATGCCCAACAGGATATAGCTTGACCGATAAAGCTTGCAAGAAAATTACAGTAGCATCGCCAGCTATTCaaa AAGGAGACACCAGCCACCACTACCAGTTACCACAACCGTATGTACCACCTCTTCACGATGAATTTATACCTATTCAATATGAGTGTCCCCCTGGTTATACTCTGAGAG GAACAACGTGCTATGTTAATCAATTACCTGCTATTCCAAGGTCTAATCCTTGGCCTAGCCCATATAGTTGTGTCAATGCAATGTATGGGTTGCCCTGTCCCACTGTAAGATGCCCACCTGGTTATCAGCTCTCTTATGATGGATGGTGTTGGCCAATGCAACCAATGTACCCCAATTACGGTAGatattattga
- the LOC129796850 gene encoding methylenetetrahydrofolate reductase (NADPH) isoform X1, whose product MSEEGAKSTSAATAEAVPAKKLLNVLQEKLSRKEFFYSIEVTPSDATLDLTTFDHPPLFVAITWIRDNNLVAFRRSPNACPALQMLQEVREEFPVLSHLTCFNVTSEDLEGILRIGEPESIFALRGEIYATPFVDCSGTSAEFKSAANLVAWLRRKLPDATIVVAGYPATHFLATSPDDDLRNLREKVDAGADFIITQITFSAAQLIDFVQRCRGIGITAQILPGVFIPSSFKSLQFVTQLGHIVLPEELWATFKGLKDNDEAFKEKALEVGEKWMREILAECPDEFAGFHIFTWNNLEMVTRLIQRFSTSSPQT is encoded by the exons ATGAGTGAGGAAGGTGCAAAAAGTACATCAGCAGCGACAGCGGAAGCAGTTCCAGCCAAAAAGCTCCTCAATGTGCTTCAGGAGAAGCTTTCacgaaaggaatttttctacTCCATCGAAGTAACTCCGTCTGATGCGACGCTGGATTTAACCACTTTCGACCACCCACCACTCTTTGTTGCCATCACGTGGATTCGTGACAACAATCTCGTGGCATTCCGTCGCTCCCCAAATGCCTGCCCTGCACTCCAAATGCTCCAGGAAGTCCGTGAGGAGTTTCCCGTTCTATCGCATCTTACGTGCTTTAATGTAACATCCGAAGATTTGGAAGGAATCCTGCGCATTGGAGAGCCAGAGAGTATTTTTGCTCTTCGAGGAG aaatttatgCCACCCCCTTCGTAGACTGTTCTGGCACGTCAGCGGAATTCAAGAGTGCCGCAAATTTGGTCGCGTGGCTACGAcggaaacttcctgatgcgaCAATAGTCGTTGCCGGATATCCTGCCACTCATTTCCTCGCTACATCGCCGGACGATGATTTGCGGAATTTGCGGGAGAAAGTTGACGCTGGTGCGGATTTTATCATCACACAGATTACATTTTCTGCAGCACAACTCATTGATTTCGTCCAGAGGTGTCGTGGGATTGGTATTACAGCACAGATACTTCCTGGAGTCTTTATTCCGTCATCCTTCAAATCTCTGCAGTTTGTCACACAGTTGGGACACATTGTCCTGCCGGAGGAGCTCTGGGCGACATTCAAAGGACTCAAGGACAACGACGAAGCTTTCAAGGAAAAGGCACTGGAAGTGGGTGAAAAGTGGATGCGGGAAATCTTGGCAGAGTGCCCGGATGAATTTGCAGGATTTCACATTTTTACGTGGAATAATCTCGAGATGGTAACGAGGCTAATTCAACGCTTCTCAACCTCATCACCTCAAACATGA
- the LOC129796791 gene encoding WD repeat-containing protein 46 translates to METEMFFVDTGRPDQEAVEKPQKVKGQQEIVVVNKERPFGKFRPKGKFQNKKFDQKFNPNQGRVFRRRGGKKFQGPAPIDKEALEKHSRGTGADATGVKGNFHRAKLRKKEIYHEFATEQAARTEILLTEGEGFIEPDEGEETAEYTQGEIRENVDITAATKAFELKLDFGAYRMRYTRNGRHLLLGGRKGHVAALDWVRKKLHCETNVMEEVVDVSWLHLETMYAAAQKQWVHFYDKKGVELHCVKRLHRVERMEFLPYHFLLATVSDTGYLSWLDVSVGEIVGNFHAKVGRIRSVCQNPYNALLCLGGAKGVVSMWAPSQPQAVAQMVCHPAPLSAIATDSTGLNLFTAGQDRCVRVWDLRQLSGPLHIYRTRTAVQELAISQRGLMGFAMGNVVEIYRKPSALTAVTPYLRQRVEGHVTGLQFCPYEDVLGVSTARGFTSLLVPGAGEPNFDAREANPFMSLSQRREHEVHALLEKIPMELIALEPNKVAEVDVPTFKERFEAKRKMMLMKPPKIDFEPRRKAKGKGGSVQRAKNKQIEREKKRKEFKEDVRELQRKIVEEHKEKDVVAPAEDFIPLESKSKSVLDRFRPKKKQKK, encoded by the exons atg GAAACAGAGATGTTCTTCGTGGACACAGGTCGGCCGGATCAGGAAGCCGTGGAGAAGCCCCAAAAGGTCAAAGGACAACAAGAAATAGTGGTAGTGAACAAGGAGAGACCCTTTGGGAAGTTTAGGCCAAAAGGGAAAttccaaaacaaaaaattcgaCCAGAAATTCAATCCGAATCAAGGGAGAGTTTTCCGTCGAAGGGGCGGGAAGAAGTTCCAAGGCCCAGCTCCGATCGACAAGGAAGCCCTAGAGAAGCATTCCAGGGGCACTGGGGCAGATGCCACCGGGGTCAAAGGGAATTTCCACAGAGCTAAATTGcggaaaaaggaaatttatcaTGAATTTGCCACAGAACAAGCTGCCCGGACGGAGATTCTCCTCACTGAGGGAGAGGGTTTCATTGAACCAGATGAGGGTGAGGAGACAGCAGAGTACACACAGGGAGAGATTCGGGAGAATGTGGACATCACAGCTGCCACGAAGGCATTTGAGCTGAAGCTGGATTTTGGGGCTTATCGCATGCGCTACACCCGGAATGGACGACATCTCCTGCTGGGCGGAAGGAAGGGGCATGTGGCTGCACTTGACTGGGTGCGGAAGAAGTTGCACTGCGAGACAAACGTGATGGAGGAGGTTGTGGATGTTTCTTGGCTGCACCTGGAGACAATGTATGCTGCTGCTCAGAAGCAATGGGTCCACTTCTATGATAAGAAAGGCGTGGAATTGCACTGCGTGAAGCGCCTCCATCGTGTTGAGCGAATGGAATTCCTCCCATATCACTTCCTCCTGGCCACAGTATCCGACACGGGCTACCTGTCGTGGCTGGATGTGTCCGTGGGGGAAATTGTGGGGAATTTCCACGCCAAAGTTGGAAGGATTCGTTCAGTTTGTCAGAATCCCTACAACGCCCTCCTCTGCTTAGGTGGCGCAAAGGGTGTGGTGTCCATGTGGGCTCCATCCCAGCCCCAAGCCGTGGCACAGATGGTTTGTCATCCAGCCCCGTTGTCAGCCATTGCCACAGACTCCACAGGGCTCAATCTCTTCACTGCTGGTCAGGATCGGTGTGTTCGTGTGTGGGATTTGCGTCAACTCTCTGGGCCCCTTCACATCTATCGCACCCGGACAGCTGTGCAGGAGCTGGCAATCTCCCAGCGTGGTCTAATGGGCTTCGCCATGGGCAATGTTGTGGAGATCTACCGGAAACCCTCAGCTTTAACCGCCGTTACACCGTATCTGCGTCAGAGAGTCGAAGGACATGTGACAGGACTCCAATTCTGCCCCTACGAGGATGTCTTGGGTGTCTCCACAGCACGTGGATTCACCTCACTCCTTGTCCCCGGAGCTGGTGAGCCGAATTTCGATGCTCGCGAAGCAAATCCATTTATGAGTCTCTCCCAGCGGCGGGAGCATGAAGTTCACGCTCTCCTGGAGAAGATTCCCATGGAATTGATTGCATTGGAGCCCAATAAAGTGGCCGAAGTGGACGTCCCGACGTTCAAGGAGAGATTCGAGGCAAAGCGAAAGATGATGCTGATGAAGCCACCGAAGATTGACTTTGAGCCCCGGCGGAAGGCCAAAGGAAAGGGCGGGAGTGTCCAGAGGGcgaaaaataagcaaattgaGCGTGAGAAGAAGCGCAAGGAGTTCAAAGAGGACGTTCGGGAGTTGCAGAGGAAGATTGTGGAGGAGCACAAGGAGAAAGACGTGGTGGCACCAGCTGAAGATTTTATTCCTCTAGAATCGAAAAGCAAGAGTGTTTTGGACAGATTTAGGCCCaagaaaaagcagaaaaagtaa
- the LOC129796850 gene encoding methylenetetrahydrofolate reductase (NADPH) isoform X2 — protein MSEEGAKSTSAATAEAVPAKKLLNVLQEKLSRKEFFYSIEVTPSDATLDLTTFDHPPLFVAITWIRDNNLVAFRRSPNACPALQMLQEVREEFPVLSHLTCFNVTSEDLEGILRIGEPESIFALRGDCSGTSAEFKSAANLVAWLRRKLPDATIVVAGYPATHFLATSPDDDLRNLREKVDAGADFIITQITFSAAQLIDFVQRCRGIGITAQILPGVFIPSSFKSLQFVTQLGHIVLPEELWATFKGLKDNDEAFKEKALEVGEKWMREILAECPDEFAGFHIFTWNNLEMVTRLIQRFSTSSPQT, from the exons ATGAGTGAGGAAGGTGCAAAAAGTACATCAGCAGCGACAGCGGAAGCAGTTCCAGCCAAAAAGCTCCTCAATGTGCTTCAGGAGAAGCTTTCacgaaaggaatttttctacTCCATCGAAGTAACTCCGTCTGATGCGACGCTGGATTTAACCACTTTCGACCACCCACCACTCTTTGTTGCCATCACGTGGATTCGTGACAACAATCTCGTGGCATTCCGTCGCTCCCCAAATGCCTGCCCTGCACTCCAAATGCTCCAGGAAGTCCGTGAGGAGTTTCCCGTTCTATCGCATCTTACGTGCTTTAATGTAACATCCGAAGATTTGGAAGGAATCCTGCGCATTGGAGAGCCAGAGAGTATTTTTGCTCTTCGAGGAG ACTGTTCTGGCACGTCAGCGGAATTCAAGAGTGCCGCAAATTTGGTCGCGTGGCTACGAcggaaacttcctgatgcgaCAATAGTCGTTGCCGGATATCCTGCCACTCATTTCCTCGCTACATCGCCGGACGATGATTTGCGGAATTTGCGGGAGAAAGTTGACGCTGGTGCGGATTTTATCATCACACAGATTACATTTTCTGCAGCACAACTCATTGATTTCGTCCAGAGGTGTCGTGGGATTGGTATTACAGCACAGATACTTCCTGGAGTCTTTATTCCGTCATCCTTCAAATCTCTGCAGTTTGTCACACAGTTGGGACACATTGTCCTGCCGGAGGAGCTCTGGGCGACATTCAAAGGACTCAAGGACAACGACGAAGCTTTCAAGGAAAAGGCACTGGAAGTGGGTGAAAAGTGGATGCGGGAAATCTTGGCAGAGTGCCCGGATGAATTTGCAGGATTTCACATTTTTACGTGGAATAATCTCGAGATGGTAACGAGGCTAATTCAACGCTTCTCAACCTCATCACCTCAAACATGA
- the LOC129796887 gene encoding uncharacterized protein LOC129796887 isoform X1 codes for MKIFLIFVIFCSTFGAIFSKSVNQTQSGEGGEGSNKKPLEIPATPKCPTGYSLTDKACKKITVASPAIQKEGDTSHHYQLPQPYVPPLHDEFIPIQYECPPGYTLRGTTCYVNQLPAIPRSNPWPSPYSCVNAMYGLPCPTVRCPPGYQLSYDGWCWPMQPMYPNYGRYY; via the exons atgaaaattttcttaatttttgtaattttctgcTCCACTTTTGGGGcaattttttccaaaagtGTTAATCAAACACAATCAG GTGAAGGAGGTGAAGGATCTAATAAAAAACCTCTTGAAATTCCGGCTACTCCAAAATGCCCAACAGGATATAGCTTGACCGATAAAGCTTGCAAGAAAATTACAGTAGCATCGCCAGCTATTCaaa AAGAAGGAGACACCAGCCACCACTACCAGTTACCACAACCGTATGTACCACCTCTTCACGATGAATTTATACCTATTCAATATGAGTGTCCCCCTGGTTATACTCTGAGAG GAACAACGTGCTATGTTAATCAATTACCTGCTATTCCAAGGTCTAATCCTTGGCCTAGCCCATATAGTTGTGTCAATGCAATGTATGGGTTGCCCTGTCCCACTGTAAGATGCCCACCTGGTTATCAGCTCTCTTATGATGGATGGTGTTGGCCAATGCAACCAATGTACCCCAATTACGGTAGatattattga
- the LOC129796885 gene encoding ADP-ribosylation factor-like protein 5B produces the protein MGLLFAKLWSLFGNEEHKLVMVGLDNAGKTTILYQYLMNEVVHTSPTIGSNVEEVVFRNIHFIVWDLGGQQSLRAAWSTYYTNTEFIIMVIDSTDRERLAVTREELYRMLQHEDLAKASLLVYANKQDLKGSMSAAEISRQLDLTSIKKHQWHIQACCALTGEGLYQGLEWIGQRIKKK, from the exons ATGGGgcttctttttgcaaaactgTGGAGCCTCTTTGGGAATGAAG AACACAAATTAGTAATGGTTGGCCTGGATAATGCGGGTAAAACGACCATCCTGTatcaatatttaatgaatgaaGTCGTTCATACGAGTCCAACGATTGGATCCAATGTCGAAGAG GTCGTTTTTAGGAATATTCACTTCATTGTGTGGGACCTTGGAGGTCAGCAAAGTCTTCGAGCTGCCTGGAGCACGTACTACACAAATACAGAG TTCATTATCATGGTGATAGATTCGACAGATAGGGAAAGGCTGGCGGTGACGCGCGAGGAACTCTATCGGATGCTCCAGCATGAGGATTTGGCCAAAGCGAGTTTACTAGTTTATGCGAATAAACAAGACTTAAAGGGCTCCATGAGTGCCGCAGAAATATCCCGACAATTGGATTTAACGTCCATCAAGAAGCATCAATGGCACATACAGGCGTGTTGTGCTCTCACTGGAGAAGG ACTCTACCAAGGACTCGAATGGATTGGGcagagaattaagaaaaaatga